In the Symphalangus syndactylus isolate Jambi chromosome 17, NHGRI_mSymSyn1-v2.1_pri, whole genome shotgun sequence genome, GTTTATCCTTGCCCAGATACACCTAGCATTAGGCTACACAGTGTCTACAGGCTTGAATATGGCTGCTCATATGTGGGTGGAACACTGGCCCTTTACTCTTTTTtgatgccatttatttatttttattattatgtataaaTAATAGCACATTATTGAACACTGAGGAATATTGAAAAGTATGAGCAAAAATAAAAGTCCCCCATAGTGTCATGGGTCAGAGACAACCACGACCAACAGACTGGAGTCTCTATTGTcttctgtctatctatctatctatctatctatctatctatctatctatctatctacctatcatgtATCTatctctttcatatatatatatatatagcccccatatatacatatatgtattttatatgtatattctctttattttatatatataatcaaattaGGTTCACAATGTTTACATAAGTTTACATACTGCTTTTTCCATGTAACTTTTTGAGACAAGCGTTTATCCTCTTGATTACatcttcaaaaatataatttaatatcagCATCATAGTTATTCATATAGGTGtccataaagtatttattgaattccCTACTGTTGAGCAAGTGTGGTATTTCCACActttttgttattatatataatactacaGTGTGCATCCACGTATATATGTTAAGATTATTACTTCATATTTAGGTAGACCGTCTTTTTGACATATTGAAAAGCACATTTGTCTTCAGAGGTAGAATTTTGTACTTACTTGAAATGAAGCTCAAAAGGTACAACCCTAGGGGACCATGCAGAATTTCAAAGGGTTTTCCAAAAGCATTGTACATGAAGAAGGCTGTCCCCACCATGGTTAACACAATAAGGATGGCAGAGAAGAGAATGACATTGACGTGGATGCTCACTGGGATTGCTTTGAGCAAATCTGGAAAAACTGAAGATAAGACAAAACTAGGGTTAGAAGAAGTTTCATTAGCAGTAGTCtgcaagtataattttaaaaatcaaatctctcttttttaatttcaaacatCACTAAAATCCTTCTGATGAATACATTCTCACTTACTAATTTATAAGGTGTTTACAAAAAGGTTTAAAGATAGGATCATTTTATAGAGTTTACCagtaaaaattagcaaagaggaGATTTGaggtaatttattttctgtaaaaaaatatttacatattggtCATATGTAATGATTTAAACAAATAATTGCTGGCTTTATAACCCAGATCTGTACATTTTAATAACCAAGCTTTCAATGACCTTTCTCGGTagttacttaaaaaaatctatcttAACTTGCAATGATATTTTAAGTTTGGAGATATCTGGGGAGTTCAAACATCAGGAAGTTTTCATATTTACTTTGTtaacaaaaaaattgtttctagTCTACACCAAGATTAAAGAATGGAGATATTTTCAGTCAACTTCAATATTTTAATGTAGCACAAAGCTGTGGGAAAATAATTCTGGTACTATGGGAAATATTTCCACGTAGAAAACACGCCAAATCTATTTCTAGATTTTGTGTTCAGGGCAAGTTTTTCTCATTTGCAGAGAAAGCGAAACCCTACATTTTAGGGCTTCTTTCATCTGGTGAAGCATCAGCATGCTTGGCATCAGCAAATCTGGCAGGACCAATCTGGAGAAGTTTAATTCAGTTCATTTTAGTTCCCCAAACATGTATCAAGTGCTTAagttatttactgagcacctattgtgtgccaggcattattctaggTGTTGGAAGTAGAGCCATAAAACAAGATGGACAAGATTCCTGTTGTCTCACAGAGTTTATAACCTAATGGGAGAAGACAGACCATtagaaagtaaacaaacaaataaacgtGATAGCTTATCTCCAAAGATGGCCATAATCAATGTTTTTCCCCCTTTTACACATGTGTCACTTCTCATTTAAGAGGCAGAATTTTTTCCCCAATGCCTTTGAACTTGGATTGGCCTTTGATTGCTTTGACCTCCTGAATATGGCAGCAGAAGCACATTGTGCCAGTTCCAGGCCTGTTTGATAAGAGAACCAGCAGTCTCTGCTGTTTTTTTTGGAAGCTTGAGTTGCCAAGAAGTCTCGTCTACTTTTCTGGAGAGAAAGGCTGCCTGGAGGAGCACTGAGGCACCAGACACACAAGGGAAGAAGCTGTTTTGGATGTCAAGCCCAGAATAGATGACTCCAACCCAGTTGCTATGTAACTGCAACAGTTAGGAGAGGCCCTATCAAGAACAGTCCAGGTGAAttagtaaatttttgttttaagctcCTGAACTTTATAGAAGAGCTGTTATCCAGTGGTAACAATGATAGAGGTGTAGAAATTTTAGGCAGACAGGGGCAGGCCCCTGGAAAAACCTCACCTTTGAGCTGAAAAGCCTGAAACCCACAGCCCAAAGTGAGGACTTCCATCCCTGTGTGCCTGCTCTTTCCctattggttctttctgaataatgtctttttaCCAATAGCATGTTGCTTTTTCCAAAATTATGTATGGCCCGCCCCACCCCCTATCCTCTGCCTATAAACACCCCAGACTCTGCCAGTAGAGAAGAGAAGTGGCTGGACATCAGAGAGAGGCAACTTGACTTCAGAGATGGTGGCTGGACATTGGAGAGATGTGACTTGACTTCAGGGGAGAGTGACCTGCCCTTCTCATTCCCTTTTCAGCTTCtctctctgctgagagccactttcattgctcaataaaattctctgcattcaccatccttcagtTTGTCTGTGTGACCTCATTCCTCTTGGGCACCAAACAAGAATTCAGGATGCACAAATTGTGGGTACCCAAAAAGACTGTCACCctggccctttgccctcactGGCAGAGGGCAGCCACCCCACATGATGAAGCAAAGGGCCCACTGAGCTGACAACACACTGCTGTCCACAGATGGCAGAGCTACGAGAGCATTGTAACACACCCTCTGGGGCCCTGGGGTTGCAGGCACCCCCACCAGGATGCTGCCGCAGGGCCTGCATGGAGTTCGCTCCTGACGGCACTAAAGCAGCCAGCTGGTTCCTGCACTCATTCACTCATGTGCTCCCTCCTGCAAGAGGTTGAGCAGGGCAGGCCGAGTAAATGGGGTACCCCTGTTGGGAGTCCCATGAAGGGGTCAAGAAAATAGCCTGCATCAACAACAAGATAGTTTCAGATAGTGATACATATGATGGAGAATTAAAATAGGGTAATGGGATTTTGAGTGATCTGAGTGGATGGCCGTGGTCAGGAAAGTGACACAAGCTGACACCTGAATGTTGAGAAGGAAATCACCCTTTAAAGATCTACAGGAAGAACTTTCCAGGGAAAAGAAGCACAACTGAGGCAGGAATGAGCCAGTGCAGTGGAGCCTGGTGAATGgtggggaggcagaagtgggattATTGTGCTGGGATCAGATTGTTGTACCCACTGGATCCTGGCCTGTTGACCATGGCGAGGAGTTTGCtttttattctaaatttattAGGAAGCCACTAGAGAGTTTTAAGTAGGAGAGGGACACAGTCTCCTTCATGATATTAAAAGATCATTCTGAGTGCTGACTAGTGATCACAAGGGGGTGGGGAAGGACAAATGTCCAGAGATCTAAGGGAGGCTATTTTCAGAGGTGAAAGATGGGGGCTGGCCTACGATGGGAGAGGTTGTCAGATTTGGGATACATTTTGGAGATGGAAGATAggacttgttaaaaaaaaaaaaaagaatccaggctgggcacggtggctcacgcctgtaatcccagcactttgggaggccgaggcaagtggatcacgaggtcagaaggctgaggcaggagaattgcttgaacccaggaggcagaggttgcagtgagccaaggtctcaccactgcactccagcctgggcaacagagtgagaatccatctcagaaaaaaaagaagagtcaacGATTACTTCAAAATTTTTCTCCCGAGCAACTGAATAAATGGTGATGCTGTTAACTGAGATAGAGTAGTAGAAGAGACACGCTTGGGCCCCAGGATGGGAAGTGATGCAAGAGTTCTGTCttagatattttacatttgagTTACCTTAAAACCTCCAAGTAGAAATGTCAAATAGGATTTATGTTTCTGGAGGTCCGGGGAGAAGACGGGGGTGTTAAAGAGGACTGGGACTAGGGTAAGGCAAACAAGGTGCCTAGGGTGGAAAAGGTAAGGTGGTAGTCACCCTCCAGGGCCAGTCCTGCACTTGCATGGGCCGGATAAAGAATGTTTCCTTAAACTTTATGTGCTAGGTGCTCAGTGACCTCTCCCTAGTCCTAGCCCTGGTATTTAAACCCATTGGAATAGACATCCCAAGGAGATGAACCCAGGGAGAAGCTGTAGTTCAAGAAAGAAGCCCTGGGGCTCCCCCATGTCTACAAGCACAGAAGAGGAGAAAACCCAACCAAGAAGACTGGGAAAAGAATAATTTGTGAATTAGGAGCAGACCCATGAGTGAGACAGCAgggaagcaaatgaaaaaaaatgtttcaaggaGGAGTAAGTAGTCATCTGTACAAATGCATGCCTCATggccacaacactctactcctgACCATATGCTGGAAGCGGGCCAGGAGAGAAAGTTTGATTGGTTCAGAACAAGCCCTTTGCCACTGCTGGATGTAACTAACTACACACGTACATACATGAAATAAGCTTAGTGCTATCCAATAGGGAACATCCTCTTCATAAATACAGAGGTGTTTGGATCCTGATGGTGTTTACCAGTGTCCTCACTCAGGAGTCATGGCCAGGTCATTTGACTGCTGAGGTTTAGTTGCACTACATTTCCTTTATCTTCTCACAATCAGAGAA is a window encoding:
- the CLRN1 gene encoding clarin-1 isoform X3, translated to MQALRQHPVFPDLLKAIPVSIHVNVILFSAILIVLTMVGTAFFMYNAFGKPFEILHGPLGLYLLSFISSSCGCLVMILFASEVKIHHLSEKIANYKEGTYVYKTQSEKYTTSFWLTKGHS